A portion of the Labilithrix sp. genome contains these proteins:
- a CDS encoding RNA polymerase sigma factor, whose amino-acid sequence MSERPHADLDAAMDRYARGDDAAFGEVYDKLAPRLLGYLLRHTRDRARAEDVVQQTMLRIHRARGRFLPGAEVMPWAFAIARRLLVDSHRRGGREVLAPSNDDDGADLLVALDAGADEIAIAKETAKKIAAELQRLPENQRVAFELIKQEGMSVAEAAQVLGTTVAAVKLRAHRAYEALREVLQRGKET is encoded by the coding sequence GTGTCCGAGCGCCCCCATGCCGATCTCGACGCGGCGATGGACCGCTACGCCCGCGGGGACGACGCGGCGTTCGGCGAGGTCTACGACAAGCTCGCGCCGCGCCTCCTCGGGTACCTGCTCCGCCACACGCGCGATCGCGCGCGCGCCGAGGACGTCGTCCAGCAGACGATGCTCCGCATCCATCGCGCGCGGGGCCGCTTCCTCCCCGGCGCCGAGGTGATGCCGTGGGCCTTCGCGATCGCGCGCCGGCTGCTCGTCGACTCCCACCGGCGCGGAGGTCGTGAGGTGCTCGCTCCTTCGAACGACGACGACGGCGCGGACCTCCTCGTCGCGCTCGACGCGGGCGCGGACGAGATCGCGATCGCGAAGGAGACCGCGAAGAAGATCGCGGCCGAGCTCCAGCGCCTCCCCGAGAACCAGCGCGTGGCGTTCGAGCTGATCAAGCAGGAAGGGATGAGCGTCGCCGAGGCGGCGCAGGTCCTCGGCACCACCGTGGCGGCGGTGAAGCTCCGCGCGCATCGCGCCTACGAGGCGCTGCGCGAGGTGCTGCAGCGAGGGAAGGAGACATGA
- a CDS encoding DUF1109 family protein yields the protein MSTLRERILAEAARTPAPTRSEWRRRVVIVAVLGALATTALFFVMGGFARGTRPSELVAFTAGLGLFSALVMTRVATGSGGSMLGRPRPHLVLACVALAPVLACVALAAPMLWPEHANEEVALRTHVGCAAITLVQGALPLVVLLLPRRASDPIHPAVTGAALGMTAGAWTAMMAYLRCPHVPAAHCIIAHVVPTLALTALGAVLGRFLLRVR from the coding sequence ATGAGCACGCTCCGCGAACGTATCCTCGCCGAGGCGGCGCGGACGCCGGCCCCCACCCGCAGCGAGTGGCGGCGTCGCGTCGTGATCGTCGCCGTCCTCGGCGCGCTCGCGACGACGGCGCTCTTCTTCGTGATGGGCGGCTTCGCGCGCGGGACGCGGCCGAGCGAGCTCGTCGCCTTCACCGCCGGCCTCGGCCTCTTCTCCGCCCTCGTGATGACGCGCGTCGCGACCGGGAGCGGCGGCTCGATGCTCGGCCGTCCGCGTCCGCACCTCGTCCTCGCGTGCGTCGCGCTCGCGCCGGTGCTCGCGTGCGTCGCGCTCGCGGCGCCGATGCTCTGGCCCGAGCACGCGAACGAGGAGGTCGCGCTGCGCACGCACGTCGGCTGCGCGGCGATCACGCTGGTGCAGGGAGCGCTGCCGCTCGTCGTCCTCCTCTTGCCGCGTCGCGCGAGCGACCCCATCCACCCCGCCGTCACCGGCGCGGCGCTGGGCATGACGGCGGGGGCGTGGACCGCGATGATGGCCTACCTCCGCTGTCCGCACGTCCCGGCGGCGCACTGCATCATCGCGCACGTCGTCCCGACGCTGGCGCTCACCGCGCTCGGCGCCGTCCTCGGGCGGTTTCTCCTTCGCGTTCGTTGA